In the Chaetodon trifascialis isolate fChaTrf1 chromosome 15, fChaTrf1.hap1, whole genome shotgun sequence genome, AAAATATTGGTTCCTCCACTTAAAGTGTAAATGAAAACACCAAGACGTGAGGCTTGATTACCAACAgcttttattgaaaacaaagaAGTGCTGCTCAGGCTATGCTGCCGGCATTGGAGGCGATCCTGGGCCAAAGGTCAGCACACTCTTTGGCCACTGGGCCTGTGATGGCTGAACCTGCAGATACAAACAAGATAAGCACTTATTTTAGTTCAAACACTGCATGCTTCAttgaaaaacatgtgaaaagaaGGACAACAGACCGCTGCACTTGAAGCTATTAACATAGCATTAATGTCAATGAAATGTACCCTGGTGACTTGGTAATCACTGTACTAATTAATAAAATACATGACAAAATATACACAGTATTAAAACACTCATAAGCTTGTTGACCTGAACAGGTTAAAGCTGTCTCATCACTGATTGAGATCAGTCAGCCACAGTGTCGCTGCCATCTCACCCACAGTGATGAGGTCAGTATTCCCTTCTACGACAACTCAcccagccactgagcagacaaaGCAAGTGCTTTTGGAAGGGGAAATATCTTCCCGTTAAACTACCACCTGAGCAGCACAATGACAAAACACTGAGGTTTGTTAATACAGTGATGCCAGTGTCCTGGCTAATGAAATAAATGCTGAtgctgctttggaaaacaaaccTCTGGATAAACAGTCACAGTACATGATCATGCAGTTGATCTCCTCTGAGGACTAAATTACAGAAACATCTAAAATGGCTCAAGACAAACACTTACCAAGCTGTTCTCAATGATGAGCAGGTCAGTACACACACCAATACAAAAGCTAAATTAATGCATCAAATCTATTTCCTGTATGAATGACAGTGCTGTCATGGCTGCCATCTGCTGTCCAGTGAATGGGGCATGAGGAACCCACCTTTCATTTCTCCTTTGTTGTTTACTATGACACCCGCATTGTCTTCAAAGTAGAGAAAAACACCATCTTTTCGCCGATACGACTTCCGCTGCCGTATCACCACCGCAGGATGCACTGTGGACAGACACAAGGTGGTTCATCAAGTTGAAACAAAGCCACAAAAGGCACACCTGTATAAACCAATATTTTAACCTGGgtggcaacaaaaaaaaagagaaacatggcAACAGAGATTGGTCGGAGAAACAATCATTTCACTGAAATTTAACCAAGATTAAGTCTTCCTCACACTCAGCTCAAAGTTGAAAACCAATGTTGACATTCACTAAATCGCTTTTGATAGAGACACctggaaaacactgctgcatctCATTGGAACTTGTGTAACAGATTACTCAACAGTCTGCCCGATCCAAGTGTCTGCAGTCACTGAAGATTAGCAAAAATTATTTTAACTTCAATGCAGAGACATGCAGTTTTCAATGCAAAAGCACCCACTTCCATAGTCCTCCAaaggcacctgagcacaaacTAACACCTCAGTGCAGAGCTGAGCAATATTATGTTATAGACTGTGTAATGGGAGAATGTGTCCACCAGTAGAGATTTGGTCATAAATGTTCCATCATGGAAGCtgcacctctgtgtgtctcctctaTATTTGGGGAAGGATATGTAGTAAATCAGGGCTGGACTCTGACATGACATGTAACCTGCACAGACCAGTTGTTTCAACTCACAAATAGAGTCAGCATCAACATGTTGACTTCCTAGCCTCCATGATCACGCAGCTGACAATACTTGAAAAGGACTACATTacagaaaacatccaaaatggCTCAAGACAAATATCTTCCAAACTGCTTTCAATCATGAGCTGGATGTCAGTACACAGCAATACAAAAGCTGAACTAATATAGTGCTTAACAAATTTATTAGGCCACCACCCAAAGAAAGGTTTATCCCACAGCTGCCGTAAATTAACAGCATTGGTAATTACCCaaatcatttttttatgtttctgtaatggTTAATACACCAATATCTAGACGCTCTTTAACCGAAATGATATAtttaatgctaaaatataaTTATTGTTATCCATGAATTTTCTAATTTACtgatttacataaaaaaatgaaaaaatagtaaagcacataattatttcttgattaataTGTCAAATTAAAGTTATTTACTTGCattcctgaacagaaaaatTAGTTTCAGTGGTTGAATGTTATGCTTGATTAATTTCTGACCTCTCAGAGAAGCCCAGTGAGCCGGCTCAAATTTGGGTATAAAAAGGTGAATTTAGTTTGAAATTCCTCATTCCtgttcaaaatgttaaaatgtcgagagctcactgaaaatgaaagagtccacattaaagcacttcatgatgctggatGGTCTCTGAGACAAATAGGGAAAGACATGAAGTGTTCTCACAGTGTGGTCAAGTATGCTTTGGAGTCAATTGCTGAGACTGGTACATGCACCAAGAAAGCGGCAGGAAACGAAAGTTAACTGAAGCAGATGTCAGACACCTCAAGATTTTAAGTActagagacagagggaagaccGCTGATCTTCAGGCAGAGATGAATGCTTCTCgatcagagtctgagaaagtcTCCAGAATCATAAGCAGACGACTGACGGAACAAGGCCTAAAGGGAATAACAGCTGCTAAGAAGCCATTATTGAGgcctgcaaacatccagaaacGCCTCAGATTTGACAgggagcacaaacactggactgCTGATGACTGGAAGAGGGTACTCTGGACGGATGAGTCCAAGTTTGAACTCTTCCGTAAGCATCATCGTGTTTATGTCCGCAGAAAGGCTGGAGAACGTTTTGATACCAGATGCATTTcacccacagtgaaacatggtggAGGTTCCATTATGGTATGGGGTTCCATTTGTGGAAACGGCGTGGTCAAATTAGTGAAAAATCGACGGTATCACGAACAAGACCGTCTACCACAACATCTTTGTGCATCAGGGAATCCCTTCTGGACTGAATCTGATTAGATGTGGCTTCATAtaccaacaagacaatgaccctAGGCATActtcaaagctgtgcagagactATTTGGCCAAGAAAAAGGAATCTGGAGTACTGGAACTGACAGActggccaagtcaaagtccaGATTTGAATCCTATTCAACAAATTTGGGATTTAGTAAATTCAAAGATTGATCACACAAAAGTTTAATCTAAAGCAAGTCTGTGGGAACAGCTACAAACTATTTGGAATTCAATGACAAAAGAGCCTGTGGAAAAGTACGGAAAAACAATGCCAGCAAGAATGCAAGCTGTTATCAAGGCCAAAAGAAGGCCATACAAAGTATTAAGCTTTTTGGTTATTATGTGTGGGAAAAGGACTATTTAGTTGTCTCAGTTTGTTGtttgccaaataaataatactattttcagttttaaacaagtttttgaaagatttctaaaatatttatgttttcttgtttttatgacAGGTAGtctaataaatttgttaagCACTGTACATCATAGCTTTTATTTCCCTAATGTCAAGACACAACTGTAAATGGAGAATGACAGACTTGACACTCACCCTTCTTCCTGAGCTCTGGTTTGCCTTTCTTGACTGTGGCCATGACCATGTCACCCACTCCTGCAGCTGGCAGACGGTTCAGACGTCCCTTGATGCCCTTCACAGAGATGATGTACAGGTTCTTGGCACCTGAAGGAAGACACCAGCATGAGAGAGGGGACAGCATGGCAGAAGGGGAGGGACATGACAGTACATGACACTGAGATAAGAGCTTCTTCAGAGCACTCTAATTTTCATACTTCTGTTCTATAAATGATACAGGTGACAGCACTTTGACAGTTTGTCTCATCACTGATTGAGATCAGTCAGCCACAGTGTCGCTGCCATCTCACCCACAGTGATGAGGTCAATATTCCCTTCTACGACAACTCAcccagccactgagcagacaaCGCAAGTGCTTTTGGAAGGGGTGGGGGTCTTACAGTGTGCCAgtcaaaatcatcaatataaagtcagtatgaaatgttttgaacCATTACAACTGGTGGTGAAATTCAACTGTTCACAAAGAACTTGTCTAACCAcaatatacaacacaaacatcagctttATCTGCAGCCGAATCATTCATTTGAGCCATTTGATCAACACTGGTAGTAAAATCaaagtatatttattttgtcacaGTATATTTCTGAATTTAAAAAAGTTTTGCAAAAcatccacatatttacatgtgAAAATTTCCACACTTCCTGACCTCTCCAAGaaccgatttttttttttttttttttttttttttgagacagATGCATTTTAGACTTTCAGATTTTTGCCTGCCAGTAACTCTTAAAACTCAGTGATCAATTTAATTTGGTGCCAGATTATGTACTGGCCAGGAGGAGTAACTTCACTGGCACCTGATGGCTCCAGCTACATCCTTAGCATACAGATgtcaagaaagaaaatatgcattatttcccaaaatgttattttacttTAACTGGCACTATCAGTAAACTACCAGTCTTGGTAACATAATCCTCGAGCAACATGCAACTTCAGCCCAATTCAGTGGAGCCTATTTAACAATAACAGACTTCCCCACGAATCTGTGCAGGAAGGTTAACATATGTATAAGCATTTTCTATGTCCAGGTTCAGTTCATATCCCCCCGACAAAACCCAATCTGAGCCATGACAATGCAGTAGGTGAGCTGAGACATACCTGTGTTGTCAGCGCAGTTGATGACCGCTCCCACTGGGAGACCCAGCGAGATGCGGAACTTGGCTCCAGACGAACCTCCACGTCCTATTAGAAGACAGgaacacacaattaaaacatttaGTATCATTGTGGTTCTTCCATGAAAAACTCTTTGTAGTGGGAGAAATGGAGATACTTCTAACTTACAAGTCTAAGACCCATCGTCTCTATAGTTCACATCTAGCTTAAGCTGTTATGTGACCAAAACACCACTTGACAAAAGCCCAAACAGCCCAGAGAGACCCTAACATGTAGTCGCTTTAACACAGATGTACCAGACAATGTACTGTCAAACAATACTCACTGGTTGAAATTTTAAACATACCATTACTGTATTGTCAAAGCCCACGTCTCAAACATCAACTTTTAATGAGCTTGGAAAAATCATGTGTGTCTCAGCCCATAAACGAACTGAACTTCAAAATTATCAAATATAGCCTGCAATTCTATAGATAGCTACTTTCTGTAGAGCAATCTTTCACAATTCACTACTACTAACACATTAGATTATAACAGCGTGCTAGATTATAAAGGCTGAGGGTGTTTGCAAACACTAAAACTCTCAGTTGTCTTTGCTGAAAAAGTGAGTTGACAAAAACCAGACAGTACTTGGGCAGACAAAAGACAATCTTTCTGCAATTGCAATCAAAATACACACTTCTGGCTTACATGATCACGAAACTGAAGAGCTGAGTGAAAAACTTTTGGTAAACCTTTTAGTAAGTGACCCCGGAATGAGCTGCTTCACGAGCACACGTTACCATCTTTACACATTCGGAGCCACAAGACTGAACACTTCCCAGTCTAAAGACAAATTCTAGCTGTGGGGTAACGTCACATAACGTACGTATTATCTGAAAGTTTACGTTACTTTGCACCTCACAATTTGTTCGAAACTCGGCTGACGCCGTGTACTCACGAATGAAATCAACTCCAATATCAAGATACCGATCACACTAACCACGGTACCGGCTAAGGCTAGCTTTGTCATATAGCTTTAGCTAACCCAGACCAATTTCATCACGCTGACACAATTTCAAGCAAAGTACCAAATGTTTGAGTAAATTAAATTGTAGAACATTACACACATCACAACTTAACCGGTCAGACATTTTCAGCAATCAACAAATTCAGCTTTTCAGCCTCTGGTTTTATTTGCTGCAAGTCTACATGGCGCTGACAGCGAAACATGGCTTCCGCCAACCAGCCAGCGAAAATGCTACCGCTCTTTAATTGTAAACTGTTCACATACATGTTAAACTAATCACGCAGATATATTATCTTCCACGATATATCACACACAAGCAAGATTAAAAGACGTTCCaaggcagaaaaaacaacagatgaatATGGATTTGACTAGGTGGATTTCATACCTCTCTTAGACATGGCTGCAATAGGGAaagaggaaggtggagaaagGAATTGTGGGATATAAAGTTGAACAGAACTTCATCCGGGTCGTGGCGCGGAGCAATGCTGCGTTCAGGAGTTGTCAGAACAATCCATATACGAAGTTAACCACGATATTTTTGTATTGTCTTCGGCAGAATTTTACTGTCAACATATTACGACATCCATCGTCTTAAATTCCGTCATCAAATATTTTCACTAGTCGTTGATGAACCTAAGTAGTTCATTGACACGATATACattcaaacaagaaaaaaaaggtagaaatttaatgattttatgCAAAGACATCACCCTGGTCATTGTTGTTGCTGATAGCATATTTTCTAAATACAgctgagaaagaagaaaaaaaaaatcactttattAAGGGCATGCTGCAACCTTTACAACTGAGGAAGTGAACTgttcaaaacactgaaaaaaaaatatgtgcagGTAATGTAGCAAAGGGAAATGTCTAAAAGGTCGGAAAAGTAGGAAAAGACACATTGTATTCctggaaatgtcattaaatctagagaaacaaacacatgttcTCAGTAAAATCTCTTTTATCTAGAAATAGTTTTGGTCTTACGTGGCTAGGTTTTGACAAAGAGTCCCTGCCTCCCCCTCAGTATAATGGAGGTAAATGGAATTTAATTTGCTGCGCTGAAAAAACGTAAAACTTCAACAACAACATGTCGTTCCAGTTGACTGGACTTTCTAAAACCGTTCTAACATTGATTCTGATCATCAAGCTCAGGTTGGGATGTTCAAATGCTGCTATCACAAGGATAATGtactgctgtgctgcaggttgCCAATCACATATCTCAGAAGGCTGACCAATCTGTATCATTTCATCACGTCCTGATTGATCAACAACTGAAGAAACAATAGATGGGCCATATTTCAAGGTAAACAACATATTTGATAACCTGTTAGCTACACAACATTAAACAACAGCTAATGTTTGCATTCAACCACTTCCTAGCTAACATTACCATTGACAGTACACAATACAATAGGAAATATATTTGAACATTTGGAGCATATTTAATCAAGCCTGGAAGTAAACAGCACTGGATGTAATCTAGCTTgcaatttattttattcatttcatcagTGCAGTGCCTGTCACACCTGTCTTCgtggctgcctgcctgcagctgcacatGGCAATAATTCATAAGGActtttaaattttaaaagcCTACCCTGTAGTCCCTTACTGTAGCCAATGTAGAGCTGGATCAGAGCCTGTCTGTGGGCAACACCTAAACAATGTTTCACCACACTcagtatttaatgttttatcaggCTATCAAAACAGGACAAGATTTGGGATTCGGGACAACTGCCTGTAGTTCAGGAGTGTCTGGTTATTCATTGCCCACTTCCATAAATGTAAAGTAAACCCACCTGCAGAAACATCCTGCATGAAATCCTGTGGCTCATTCATCAGATAATACCAGATAAACATTGGTTCAggccatatttttttttacttttcacatTTCTTAGTGGCATTTAGTCATTAAACTGatgacaaaaagcaaaactggGGTCCCActggggaactgcagagttgggtgataattctccaTTTGTTCACCGCAATATGTAACATCTTTCACATGACAGGAAGCCATTTGATCCACAACATAACATGCTGGATAGAGCAGCCATTATCTGCTCAGTGATGGTGTATCAGTTCAAGATCTTCCACTTCACACTATTTCTTTCATGTCAGGATCCTGGTTTTACATGCATTAATTCTGTTAAATTATGTGGTTAAACGTTATGCTTTTAGAAGATTTTCCCAACATGACAACACTGCAGGCAGCTCTCCAAATTATCTTGTAGGCCAAACAAATCATTCAAATAGTCCTCGGACTGAGAGCAGCACTGTCTGAGCTAAACAAAGATACCATGATGTCTAATCCCCTTCGAacaagagacagggagagaggggttATTCTCATGCATATTAAGCAAATAAAGCAGATACAAATCTTGTATGTGAGAGGACAGCAGCGATCAGGCATCGCTTGCACTGAGAATACTCCAAAACGTGCTCCTTTCCTTTGACTTTCTCCTATGATCCTATCCGAAGAAACTATTTACTAACACTATTGTTatgccatgtttgttttgtccatgtGTGGACAGCTTTTTCACAGCTCCTGGTGGTATAATATTATTTTGTAAATACCATATGGTGTGTTATCTTTTATTATGTCATTATTTTCTATGTGTCAGGTGTTATTGTCTAGGTCATGTAattgcctctgattggcttttCCCACTCCTGAGGATGGTTTCATAGTGATCAATTTGTGTAACTATGATGAAGAAAGTAACAGCTCAGCAAGAAACTCAACTCATGCCCAACTGAACACTGTAAAAAGTTAATTCAGCTGTCAGCTTCAGCTCCTGTCTCTTGTGCTTGATTCTCTGGCTCCTGATTTGCCAGTTCCTTGGAGGTGCTGAGTCAACAGGGAAACTCTCCTCGTAGAGGCTGGATTCCATCCAGCCTGTGTCATTGCTCTCCATGATGCTGGACCTGTCCTCTCGACGAGTATTGCAGCTGTCCTCTTCTGGGCCCACGACCTTCTCACATGCATTGAATAGGACTCACTGAACTCCAGGACATCCAGTTCTGCACAGGCTTACAATGATGCTTACAGGGCCTGAACCCCAGTTTACTGGATGAAAGTCATCCATgcaccccaccttcctccatttgTGGATATTCTtcctctttatactacatcatcTTCAGCTCTGAGCATCTAATATTGCTACGGATGGATTTACACTGcagttagttgaaagcctggtACGTCTCGTACAGGTGCACAACACACCTtttagcatctgtatgagattcAGAACTGTTACAAAGCATCTGTATTTGATGCTCTGGGCTCCAAATATGCACAAGCAGAAGATGTGGCAAGAAGCAACCAGCAAAATCAGTGCAAGAAATCTTGCTGTGAATCAACGGCTCGTTTTAACTCAACTAAACAGGTCAGGTGTGAAAGCAGCCTCAGAGTCAACTCAGGATATCTCTAATATTCTGTGTGGTTCAGTCCCCAGAGTAAAACATTCTTGTCTAACATGTGATtgtaaattgtaattgtaaaggCTCAGACCTGTGCTGCAATTAAGTCTGAACATGGTGTTGCAAAGTGAGgtgcagaggacaaaaacatcatGCAGGCAGGGAGTGATGCTGAACAAATTTAGGCAGACTTTTattctctaacacacacacaaaaaaaaacaacaaagaaaacttAACAATACCCTTTAGCTCCCATTACTCAGCTTAGAACAGAATCTGGTGCTGCTCTTCTTAACCAGTCCAGTCTCTCTCCCAGTGCTCTCACATATATAGTATAGGAGCCCGCCTTGCCAGTTCAAACTGACCTATCAGGTCAGCACTGCAGGAAAGAGGGTTGACAAGGTTAACCACAAACACATAATGTCCTTCTTAGCTTGCTCACACAACAAAACCTCATTTCATTCTTCAGTGTGTTATCACAAATATCATACATTCAAAATAAGCAAATCATTTAAATATCACACAGTATTTGTCTTAATCACCTGTCATTTCATCTCTCATCCTTTTGACCAATCAAATCTAAGAATCCACCCACTCCTACAGCACATAAAAGGGCTATTGTTCAGGCGTGCTCCCTCTTTGAACACCAGCACAAGCTGGCCTCCACCAGGACTCACCCTCTGACAGGTTAAAACTTTGATTACCCCATGAGTTTACTAGattcttaaaaaaatgtgtttctaatgCTGAGTACAATTATACAAGATTGGTATTTCTCAGTTAATTTATTGAACTAAAatttaataaagaaaacaaagcaattgTGTGAGAGTGTCTGTTCACCTTTCTTGAAAAACAAGGGTTTAACAAATAGTGAGGGAGGTGAGGCTTCCTCACACATGGTTTGTCATCCCGCTAATCTGTGCATATTGTAATGATTAATGAAACTTCTTCTTCAGTGTCAAATTCACAGTTCAACCCACAGAGCAACAGTACTGTGTAGGCTGACTGATATGTGATAGCAGTGCTGTGGCCAGTCAGAACTCCTGCTGCCTTGTGGGTTGAACTTCAAATAATTATTAGATGccagaaacaagagaaaactgTAGATGTTAAAGCAGGGAACAGGCAAATTTTAAAATATGAAACGCAGACtcacaaatacataaaataataataatataaaggCAGTGTTAGCAGTTAGCAATTCACCACTTAAAAGCTGAATGTAAAGTCAATTCTTAATTTACAAATATACTGGCAtttatattatttcattatttctgtaATTGCAGCATATTCCTGCCTCCATACTCTGTATTAACTATTTCTCAATACAATGATGATCATTATATATCACTTCACTAAcgagcaaaataaaaatgacaacattCATGCAGAATaaccaatgaaataaaaacaaggaaaacagtATCATTAAAGCAGTGATCAGTGCAGACATCgactgtgtgtatatttgaCCATTTTAGATGCTGATCCAGTAACTAAATGTGTCAGCGCAGTTAAATTCAATGTAGTGTGTTAGTatgaaaaacatacacacaaaacattcagtTCCATCATCAGGGTTCATGTTTGAATCCCTGTGAAAACTCTCCTGCAACGTTCAAACAGCTATGAAGTAAGACAGAATATTTAACAAAGCAATACAGCCGAAGCTGGAAAATCAAAATGCTTAATTAGCGGCACAGCGGTTCtcttgctcctcctcttcttcttccttgtgGAAGATCTTCCCTTCAGCCTGCTTCACCCATCTCAGCTTGAAGCCTTCACTTGGGACGTGGTCTTTCAGTCTCTGGTTAATCTGAGGAACACATTCTTTTTTTAGTCTCAAATTGATTGAAATGTATACTTTGTATAAAGTTTAGCTGTactgtctgtttcatttctacTTCATTCTCAAATATCATTACCCTTTCCAAGATGTCTTCCTTCAGTGCCTCCATGTTCACAGAGGAGCCAGTTTTCTTCAGCACCACCTGCACCACCTGCTTCCTGATAGTGGGAGCTGTTTTATATGAGGggaaaagcaacattttcatgttGCAAATGCAAAATTTCACTGTAAAAGGTTAATCATAGGGATTCTTTAAATATTGAATTGTGAGAAGTTGGTAACAGCTAACAGTATGGAAATCTGAACTCACTGTAACATACAAAGTTCCGCACTCTGTTGCATCCCTGGTTCTTCCATTTGCCTAAGTATGAGTTGACACAAGAGTGTGAGTATTTGATGGATGGTGTACTGGTATTCCAGTTAGTGTATGAAAGTGTGCTCCCATCTGTCCACTTCCATGAGTCTCTGTAGAGGCCAATCCATGCAAACACGTTGTTTTCGAACATCTTCCTTATCTGGCCATTCTCAGCTTGGTTCCTCACACTGGCCAGGTCAGTGTAGTGCGTCCTGCAGTAGCTCTGAGCCTCATCCCAGGTCTTCTTCTCACTGACAAAGATGAAGCTCGGTGAGGTGTCCCTTGTTTCTTCTGTGCCTGAAATATTTTAATAGTGCTGGAATCACTGATGTTGAATGAAACTTATTCAAAGTATCTTGCCACCCACAAAGTACCAACCACATACAGACATCATTATTGTTACTTACTGCATTCCTCACCTTAATTTATAAATATTCTTCAGTCTATGGATGCTAATGTTTGTCAGTCGtgggtccaccactttggtccagattgaAATATGTCAACGACTGCTGGATGGATGGGGACTAACTGTTGCACAACCATGATCCCACAAGGATGAGTCTTACCGTCTTTAGTGTTCCCCTGACTTTTTGCATCTACCAGAAACATTAAGGTTGACTTTTGTGGTTTCAAGTGGAATATCTCAATAAGTGTTGGATGAATTTGATTAAATTTGATACAAACACTAATATTCCTCTCAGGATGGGTTAATtttggtgatcccttgactTTCCACACAGTGGCATCATCAGGTGAACAATTGCACTTTCTGCTTAGTGCTattaagcaaatgttagcatgctgaactAATGGCCAGTGTACACGAGATCCCTAAAGCCATAAAGTATGTGTTACAACACCTAACAGAGTGTTAAGTATCTGCGCTTGTAAAACACAAGATACCTCAA is a window encoding:
- the LOC139344066 gene encoding large ribosomal subunit protein uL14, which encodes MSKRGRGGSSGAKFRISLGLPVGAVINCADNTGAKNLYIISVKGIKGRLNRLPAAGVGDMVMATVKKGKPELRKKVHPAVVIRQRKSYRRKDGVFLYFEDNAGVIVNNKGEMKGSAITGPVAKECADLWPRIASNAGSIA